A stretch of the Musa acuminata AAA Group cultivar baxijiao chromosome BXJ2-7, Cavendish_Baxijiao_AAA, whole genome shotgun sequence genome encodes the following:
- the LOC135616210 gene encoding 11-beta-hydroxysteroid dehydrogenase B-like encodes MAPHTRRALVLQPRRVVCAWRTCANPSLSLWLLISSTGPLNKTLTTPIGHSLSIVRSMDLLNAVLNSVVPPASMIILAFAWPTISFLHALEWFFKTLYRENMENKVVLITGASSAIGEQLAYEYARRKANLVLVARRENRLWGIRENARLLGAKHVLVMAADVVKEEECRRFISDTISYFGHLHHLVNTASLGHNFYFEEATDPAVFPHMMDINFWGNVYPTYVALPYLRQTRGRILVDASMDSWLPMPRMSLYAAAKAAVVNFYETLRFELEEDVGITIATHGWIGSDVSRGRFMLEEGAEMQWKEDREVRLAGGHVEEFAKLMVADVCRGYAHAKHPSWYDVFLLYRVFAPDILGWAFRLLLPNDDRAKPTSGRLFPEASSPRKPIAAFSSASPRRLSEVE; translated from the exons ATGGCTCCTCACACTCGTCGCGCTCTCGTCCTGCAACCACGACGTGTGGTGTGTGCATGGCGCACATGCGCCAACCCTTCTCTATCTCTCTGGCTTCTGATCTCCTCAACAGGACCTCTCAACAAAACGCTTACGACCCCTATCGGCCATTCTCTCTCTATCGTTCGATCGATGGATCTGTTGAACGCCGTCCTGAACTCTGTGGTGCCACCGGCAAGCATGATCATTCTGGCCTTCGCATGGCCAACCATCTCCTTCCTCCATGCCTTGGAGTGGTTCTTCAAGACCTTGTACAGAGAGAACATGGAGAACAAGGTGGTTCTCATCACTGGAGCCTCCTCGGCCATCGGAGAG CAATTAGCTTATGAATATGCaagaagaaaagcaaatttgGTGTTGGTGGCAAGGAGGGAGAATCGACTTTGGGGAATCAGGGAGAACGCTAGACTCTTGGGTGCCAAGCATGTACTTGTGATGGCTGCTGATGTTGTCAAGGAAGAGGAGTGCAGAAGATTTATAAGTGACACCATAAGTTACTTTGGCCATT TGCATCATCTTGTCAACACTGCAAGCCTGGGGCATAACTTCTACTTTGAGGAGGCCACAGACCCTGCTGTCTTTCCACACATGATG GATATCAATTTCTGGGGAAATGTTTATCCAACATATGTTGCGCTTCCATACTTGAGGCAAACCCGCGGCCGAATCCTTGTCGATGCATCCATGGATAGTTGGCTTCCTATGCCAAGGATGAGCCTTTATGCA GCAGCAAAGGCGGCTGTGGTTAATTTCTACGAGACCTTAAGATTTGAACTGGAAGAAGATGTAGGCATCACGATTGCAACCCATGGGTGGATAGGTAGCGATGTTAGCAGAGGGAGGTTTATGCTCGAGGAGGGAGCAGAGATGCAATGGAAGGAAGACAGAGAG GTGCGCCTCGCAGGAGGGCATGTCGAAGAGTTTGCGAAGCTGATGGTCGCAGACGTGTGTCGGGGCTACGCACACGCGAAGCATCCGAGCTGGTACGACGTCTTCCTGCTGTATCGAGTTTTCGCGCCGGACATCCTTGGTTGGGCATTCCGTTTGCTGTTACCGAACGACGACAGAGCCAAACCGACTTCGGGACGACTATTTCCGGAGGCCTCGTCTCCTCGAAAGCCGATCGCCGCCTTCTCTTCAGCTTCTCCCCGGCGTCTATCGGAAGTTGAATGA
- the LOC135616598 gene encoding uncharacterized protein LOC135616598 has protein sequence MKKELLASAPWRGEEQPREKFADAKLKATNEPGGTPTMHVPRKKRSAAASKTDEDLEAEIDPELRYSFQRNYRFLQRVFSIDTLVKPLPPAMAYNVSRNLSFFTRIFTQFWDPEGIANAQKSLGLGQEDKARRVD, from the exons ATGAAGAAAGAGCTACTGGCGTCGGCGCCATGGCGGGGCGAGGAGCAGCCGCGCGAGAAGTTCGCGGACGCGAAGCTGAAGGCCACCAACGAACCGGGCGGCACGCCCACCATGCACGTCCCCCGCAAGAAAAGGTCCGCCGCCGCCTCCAAGACCGACGAGGACCTCGAAGCCGAGATCGATCCCGAGCTCAGATACAGCTTCCAGAGGAATTACAGG TTTCTTCAACGAGTGTTCAGCATAGATACACTTGTGAAACCTCTTCCTCCTGCTATGGCATATAATGTGTCCCGAAATCTGAGTTTCTTTACTCGGATATTTACACAATTTTGGG ATCCAGAGGGAATTGCAAATGCTCAGAAATCACTTGGGTTAGGACAGGAAGATAAGGCTCGTCGCGTCGACTGA
- the LOC135616599 gene encoding phytolongin Phyl1.1-like gives MNSRRSKPVRLVSSNSQSIEVGLGESSMMGSSSIDNTVYCCVAKGNKILYSHNSNGCELETLAVLCLENAPAFHKWYFHTVGARTFGFLMVDGHTYFAIVDPSVGNLAILRLLEHIQEGFKKVVKNGFHDELVPIIQRLIASLENMPKSAFALDENSEQVASSDGSVSTEAPLLGIKHHEKKKKKMKDKVVQSDDVVEDHADGAVNINVAQQTMGTMSLQRSSSSSRPHSQQPGRRLWWRHVKIVVAADVIICLVLFGAWLAVCKGFHCVSGK, from the coding sequence ATGAATTCGCGGCGGTCCAAACCCGTGAGGCTTGTTTCATCCAATTCCCAATCCATAGAAGTAGGATTGGGAGAGAGCTCTATGATGGGTTCTTCTTCCATTGACAACACAGTCTACTGCTGTGTCGCCAAGGGGAACAAGATTCTGTACTCTCACAATAGCAATGGCTGCGAGCTTGAGACCTTGGCCGTTCTCTGCCTCGAGAATGCACCGGCTTTCCACAAGTGGTATTTCCACACTGTGGGTGCCAGGACCTTCGGGTTCTTGATGGTCGACGGGCACACGTATTTTGCCATCGTAGATCCAAGTGTAGGGAATTTGGCCATTCTTCGGTTGCTGGAGCACATTCAGGAAGGCTTTAAGAAGGTGGTGAAGAATGGTTTTCACGACGAGTTGGTGCCCATCATCCAGAGGCTTATAGCATCATTGGAGAACATGCCCAAATCTGCCTTTGCATTGGATGAAAATTCTGAGCAGGTTGCATCTAGTGATGGTTCTGTTTCTACAGAGGCGCCATTGCTGGGGATCAAGCatcacgagaagaagaagaagaagatgaaggataAAGTAGTTCAAAGTGATGATGTGGTTGAAGACCATGCTGATGGCGCGGTAAATATTAATGTGGCACAACAGACAATGGGGACAATGTCACTGCAAAGGAGCTCGAGCTCATCAAGGCCTCACTCGCAACAACCAGGGAGGAGGCTGTGGTGGCGCCATGTGAAGATAGTCGTAGCTGCCGATGTAATTATCTGCTTGGTCCTGTTTGGTGCTTGGTTGGCAGTGTGCAAGGGTTTCCATTGTGTTTCAGGAAAGTAG